A genomic window from Nocardioides rotundus includes:
- a CDS encoding transposase: MRIEMPQKRKKYDREFREGAVRIVEETGKPIAQVARNLGVVEGTLGNWVKQAREAREGRDGMSKDDHEELKRLRAENAELRMERDVLKRSVVLWVKEATK, encoded by the coding sequence ATGAGGATCGAGATGCCACAGAAGCGGAAGAAGTACGACCGGGAGTTCCGTGAGGGAGCTGTCCGGATCGTCGAAGAGACCGGGAAGCCGATCGCTCAGGTCGCGCGCAACCTCGGCGTGGTCGAGGGCACGTTGGGCAACTGGGTCAAGCAGGCCCGGGAAGCACGCGAGGGCCGCGACGGAATGTCGAAGGACGACCACGAGGAGCTCAAGCGGCTGCGTGCTGAGAACGCCGAGCTCCGGATGGAGCGTGATGTCCTCAAGCGATCCGTGGTCCTGTGGGTGAAGGAGGCGACGAAGTGA
- a CDS encoding IS3 family transposase, with protein MSVARFIADQRTIYRVPHTMTCLLLGVSLAWFYKWRDRSLGPGASSGLFTAMDRRRYTIDRAVKVMFTKKRGLHGSPRLHADLLDDGWEVSEKTVADSMRRQGLVARRIKRRNGLTRQDKTAPKFADLLRRDFTAQRPNARWVGDMTEIPTASGKLYLATVIDLYSRRLLGAATSLHPDAELACAAIKMAVAARGGVDAVNQPGWRTEETKRVIFHTDRGSTYTATSFTKLCRDMGIRQSMGRVGSCFDCEKNQGLPGRGLTLAYDWPRCLGVDLSAPARWRSTHTPAGREGGDRIGA; from the coding sequence GTGAGCGTGGCACGCTTCATCGCCGACCAGAGGACGATCTACCGGGTGCCGCACACGATGACCTGCCTGCTGCTGGGGGTGTCCCTGGCGTGGTTCTACAAGTGGCGCGACCGGTCGCTCGGCCCGGGCGCCTCGAGCGGCCTGTTCACCGCTATGGACCGTCGCCGCTACACCATCGACCGGGCCGTGAAGGTGATGTTCACCAAGAAGCGGGGCCTGCACGGCTCCCCGCGGTTGCACGCTGACCTGCTCGATGATGGGTGGGAGGTCAGCGAGAAGACCGTCGCGGACTCGATGCGCCGCCAGGGGCTGGTCGCCCGGCGGATCAAGCGGAGGAACGGTCTGACACGCCAGGACAAGACCGCACCGAAGTTCGCCGACCTGCTGCGCCGTGACTTCACCGCGCAGCGGCCTAACGCCCGCTGGGTTGGCGACATGACTGAGATCCCCACGGCCAGCGGGAAGCTGTACCTGGCCACCGTGATCGACCTGTACTCGCGTCGTCTGCTCGGCGCCGCGACCAGCCTGCACCCCGACGCCGAGCTGGCGTGCGCGGCGATCAAGATGGCCGTGGCGGCTCGCGGTGGCGTCGATGCGGTCAACCAGCCGGGTTGGCGCACCGAGGAGACCAAGCGGGTCATCTTCCACACCGACCGGGGCTCGACCTACACCGCGACCTCGTTCACCAAGCTGTGCCGCGACATGGGCATCCGGCAGTCGATGGGCCGGGTCGGGTCGTGCTTCGACTGTGAGAAGAATCAGGGGCTGCCTGGCCGGGGTCTGACCCTTGCTTACGACTGGCCGCGGTGCCTTGGCGTTGATCTGTCGGCGCCGGCCAGGTGGCGATCAACGCACACGCCGGCTGGCCGGGAGGGCGGTGACCGAATAGGGGCCTGA